The Nocardioides marmorisolisilvae genomic interval TGGTCGGCCGGATCGACCACACCACCGGCGCCATCAAAACCTGGCCGACCGACACCGGGGCGATGCCGATCGGGATCGCCCGCGGGCCCGACGACGCGATGTGGTTCACCGAGGAGAAGCTCGACAAGATCGTCCGCATCGACAGCACCGGTTCCCAGACGGGCTACCAGGTGCCGGGCGTGCCCAGCGACATCCGCTTCCTCACCACCGGCCCGGACGGCAGGCTCTGGTTCAGCCTGTCCACCTCGGGCGCGATCGGCGCGATGACGACCGCCGGCAAGGTGAGCATCTACCACCTGCCCGACCCGACCGTCGTGCCCTACCACCTCGCCACCGGCGCAGACGGGCGGATCTGGTTCAGCGAGTGGGGCGGCGACTCGGTCGGCGCGATCACCACCGACGGTGTCGTCACCGAGTACCCCCTGCCGACCTCGGGCGCGGTGACCTGGGACGTCACCTCCGGACCCGACGGGCGGCTGTGGATGACCCAGACGGCGGCCCGCACCGTGATCGCGGTCGACACCGCAGGCCATGTGACGACGTACCAGCTGCCGTTGCGCGAGACCGACGCCCAGGGCCTCACCTACGGCCCCGACGGTCGGATGTGGTTCGTCGCGCCCGACTCCGAGCAGGTCAGCGCCCTGGATCCGACCAGCGGGGACGTCACCGACTACCCGATGCCCGGGCCCAACAGCAACGTCGAGCCGAAGTACGTCGCCGCTGCCGCGGACGGCTCGCTCTGGGTCACCGGCGCCAGCGGCGCAGGACTGGTCCAGGTCACCGGTCTCACCTCAGACACGTCACCGACGCTGAGCAACGTCTCTCCGGCGTACGGCGCGGCCGGCACCCGCATCACCCTGACCGGCACCAACCTGGCCGGCACCAGGGCGGTCACCGTCGGAGGCACGCCGGCCACGGACGTGACGGTGCTCGACCCGGGCCACGTCGCGGCGACCGTGCCCGACGGCAGCGGAGTTGCCGACGTCACCATCACCACCCCGAACGGCACCTCGCCCACCACCAGCGCGGCCCGGTTCCACTACGGTGTCCAGCCGCCGCCAGCCCCCGTGGTCACCAGCGTGGCGCCCGATCACGGCCCGGTTGCCGGTGGCACCACCGTGACGGTCCGCGGCACCGCGCTGACGGGGGGCTCGGTGTCCTTCGGCAACCAGGCCGGCACGAGCACCAGCTGCACCGACACCGCGTGCACCTCGACGGCACCCGCGGCCGACGGAGGCAGCGTCCACGTCACCGTGAGCACTGCCGGCGGCACCAGCGAGGAGACCGATGCCGACCGCTACACCTACCAGCTGCCACCGCCGGTCGCGCCGACGCTGACGAAGATCGCGCCCAGCAGCGGGCCGACCGACGGCGGCACGTCCGTGACCATCACCGGGACGGGCCTCACCGACGGACTGGTCACGTTCGGCGGCAAGCCGGCCGCCGCCAGCTGCACCGACACCAGCTGTACGACGGTCGCGCCCTCCTCCGGCGCGGGGCCGGTCGACGTCCAGGTCAGCACCGGGGGCGGCAGCACTCCGCTCGAGCCCGCGGCGACCTACACCTATCAGCAGACCAGCGCGACGCCGACCAGCACGACCGAGAGCACCGATGACGCCACCGTGATGGAGAACCAGACGGCGTACGTGACGGCCAAGGTCACTCCGACCGAGTCCACCGGCACGGTCACGTTCATGGAGGGCTCGACCGTGCTGGGCACGGACACCCTGGACGGCGGACACGCCTACCTGGCATGGGGACCCGACGAGGAGACCGGGACGAACCTCCCGGTCGGCACCCACAAGATCGTGGCCGTCTACGCTGGCGACACCCGCGACGGCGGCCACGCGACCAGCACGTCCGAGCCCCTCACGATCACCGTCAAGGCCCTGACCCCCACGGTCACCACGCTGACAGCGGCCCCCACCTCGGGGCCGCCCGGCACCAAGGTGACGTTCACCGCGACGGTCACCAAGGGCGCCACCGGCTGGGTCGAGATCGACGACAACGGCCAATATCTCGAAGGGCCCTCGCTCAACAAGGGCACGGCGAAGGTCACGGTCTCGAACCTCGACGCCGGCGTGCACCACCTCACCGCGACCTACCAGGGCGACGAGACCCACAAGGAGAGCACCTCGGCCCCGGTCACCGTCACCATCGGTACGCCGGGCAAGCCCGGGGCACCACGCGCCGTGCATGCACTCGCGGGGATCCAGCAGGCGACGGTCACCTGGACGGCACCGGCCTCGGACGGCGGCTCCCCGATCGAGCACTACGTGGTCACCCCCTACCTCGGCGGCAGCGCGCAGAAGTCCGTCCCGACCACCGGAACCTCGACCGGGATGACCGTCACCGGCCTCACCCCCGGGAAGAGCTACGCGTTCCGGGTCGCCGCAGTCAACGCGGTCGGCACGAGCGTGCGCTCGGCGTTGAGCAACACTGTCGTGCCCACCTCGCCTCCCGGCGCCCACGCGCCACCCGCGCCGACCTCGGTGCGCCCCCGGGTGGTCAAGCGCTCCGGGCAGTGGACCAGCAGCCACGAGTCGATCCGGGTGACGTGGGAGGCGCCCGTCACCGACGGCGGCTCCGCGATCGACCACTACGTCGTCACCGCGCACCGCGACTTCACCAAGGGCTGTCCGCGACCGGGCCGCACGCACACCAGGTCGGTGGTGCACCGCTGGACGGTCGCGGCGAGCAGCACCAGCCGGACGGTCAGCCTGGCCGGCATCACGGGCCGCTGGCAGGGCCGGTGGTATGAGTGGTGCGCCGGGGCGTATGCCACCGGCCGCTACAGCTTCACCGTCACCGCGGTGAACGGCGTCGGGACGAGTCCGTCGTCGACCACCAGCAACGCAGTGCGCGCCGACTGGGTGCCCCCGCGGCCGAAGCACCCGCATGCGCACTGGACCGAGGGCTTCCCCCCCAAGCACACCTGCGTGTCTCGCGGCACCGGTCTCGGCTGCGTCACCCCCGCGCGGGCGCGGGCCCACCACAAGATCACCCTCGATGCGACCGGGTTCGGCGCCCGCGAGAAGGTCGCCGTCGTGCTGCACTCCACGTCGGTGATCCTGGGGCACCTGCGTGCCGACGGCCACGGGCGGGTGCACGGCAAGGTCCGGCTGCCGAGGAAGATCGGTCACAAGGTGCTCAAGGGCCAGCACACCATCACCCTCAAGGGCAAGCACCCACGGCGCAGCGTCGTCGTACCGCTCAAGATCTCCCGCTGAGCTGGGCACCGAACAGATCGCCTTGCTCCTCGACCCGCGCGAGGACGTCGTGGAGGTCCAGCTGCTCCAACGCCAACGGGTCGTCGGCGCCGGCCTCGACCTCGTCCCAGGTGCGGGGTGCGGCGACCATCGGACGCTCCCGCCCGCGCAGGGAGTACGGCGAGATCGTGGTCTTGGCGCCCACGTTCTGCGACCAGTCGAGGAACACCTTGCCGGTACGCCGCGCCTTCGTCATCTGTGCCAGCACCAGGTCCGGATGCGATCGCTGGAGCGCCTCTGCCAGCTCGCGAGCAAGGTCGCGCGCGTCGTCGGAGGTCCGGTCGCGGTTCAGTGGGGCGTAGAGGTGCAGCCCCTTCGAGCCGCTCGTCACCGGCGCGCAGGGCAGGTCCCGCGCGGCCAGTCGCTCGCGGACGAGCAGCGCCGCGCGGGCGCACTCGCCCAGGCCCGCCGGCTCACCGGGGTCGAGGTCGACGACCAGTCGATCGGGGTTCACCACGTCGCCGTCGTCGTCGACCGTCCACTGGTGCACGTGCAGCTCCAGCGCGGCCAGGTTGGCCAGCACGGTGAGCGCAGCCAGCGACTCGATGACCGGGAACCTCAGCGTGCCGCCCTCCCCCGAGCCCGAGCGCGAGCCCGAGGTGGGCACCTCGACGGTGCGGACCCATGACGGCAGTCCGGCGGGCGCGTTCTTCTCGAAGAACGACTGGGCACCGGTGCCGTTCGGCCAGCGGATCCGGGTGACCGCCCGTCCTGCGAGGTGCGGCAGCAGCACCGGGGCGACCTGGGCGTAGTAGTGCAGCACCTCCGCCTTGGTGGTGCCGGTGCGCGGGTACATCACCTTCTCGAGGTTGACCAGGGTGAGCACCCGGCCGTCGACCTCGACCCGAGTCTCGGTGCGCTCCGCGTCGGGTGGCATCAGCGATCCCCGATCGCCTCGACCCCGACCCGCCTCACCGGTCCAGGGCCCAGCCCCGGGCGGCCCACTCCCCGGTGCCGCCGGCGACGTTGACCGCGTCCACGCCGCGGCCGCGCAGGAAGTCGGTGACCTGTCGGCTGCGACCGCCGCTCTGGCAGATCACGTGCACCACCCGGTCGCGCGGCAGCTCGGCGACCCGCTCAGGAACCTCGTTCATCGGCATGGGCACGGCGCCGGGGACGTGGCCGGCGACGTACTCGTGCGGCTCGCGCACGTCGAGGACGTAGCCGCCCTGGGCGTGCGCGGCCGCGAACGTCTCCAGGTCGATCTCGTCGGTCGCGCCGGACTCCTGCTCGGCGATCTGCCGGCGCACGTCGTCCATGTCGAGGCCGCGGACCGCCCCGATGAGCTCCTCCAGGGCGGCCGGCGGGAGCGCGCCCGGCTGGGAGAACACGCAGATGCCGTCTCGGAACGCCATCAGCGTCGGGATGGAGGTGATCTGCGCCTGGGCGGCCAACTGCTGCTCCGCCTCGGTGTCCACCTTGGCGAAGACGAGGTCGGGGTGCCGCTCGGAGGCGGCGTCGTACACGGGGGCGAAGCTGCGGCACGGGCCGCACCACGCGGCCCAGAAGTCGACCAGCACGATGTCGTTGCCGGTGACGGTCCGCTCGAACTCCGCGGTGGTCAGGTCGAGGGTGCTCATGGGTCTCCAGGGCTGTGCAGGTCCTGCGTGGTCAGGTCGGTGCGGATGCCACGGTACGCCGGCTGCCGCAACCGGCCGTCCGCCGTCACGGCCAGGAACTGGACGTCCACCACCAGTCGCGGCTCGACCCACACCGTCCCGGCCCGGTCGACACGAGGGAGCTCGTCGAGGAACGGCGAGTCGGTGACGGCGAGCGGCCTCAGCTGCTCGCCCAGGACGCGTCCGGCCCGCCCAGCCACCCCCGACCCGACCTTGCCGCGATAGCGCAGGCCACCGCGCTCGGGAGCCCCCACGAGGAGGGCGCCGAGGCGCTGGTCACTGTCGGTCTCGAAGCGATAGCCGCCCACCACGAAGGACCCCGTCGGCCGCAGGGGGAACTTCAACCAGTCGCGGCTGCGCCGTCCCGGCTGGTAGCGGGACTCGAGACGCTTGCTCACGATCCCCTCCAACCGCTGTTGCTCGGCAGCGGCGAGGAGAGAGGGCCCGTCGTCGTACGTCGGCGGCACCAGGCACGACGGCCCGTCCAGGGTCAGGTCCGCAAGCCGGGCACGGCGCTCGTGCAACGGCCGGTCCATGAGGTCGACCCCGCCGCGCCGGAGCAGGTCGAAGACCACGAGCGTCACCGGGTCCGATGCCGCCAACCGCTCGGCACGGGCCGGGTCCCGCACGTGCATCCGGTCGGCGAGTGCGCCGAAGGAGGGCACGCCATCACGCAGGGCCACGATCTCGGAGTCGAGCAGCAGCCCACCCCGGTCCGACCTCAGCGACCGCAGCTCGGGATAGGCCGCCGAGACGTCGTTCTCGTTGCGGGACCACAGCCTGGCGCCGGAGGCGCCTACCTCGACGAGGGCACGGATGCCGTCCCACTTGACCTCGTGGCACCAGTCCGGCCCGACGGGTACCCGCTCGCCGCGGGTGGCAAGCATGGGGCGCATGGGGCCATCCTGTACCCATGAGGGCGATCTGGAAGGGCGCGGTTTCGTTCGGGCTGGTCAGTGTCCCGGTGAAGCTCTACGCGGCCACCGAGAGCAAGGACGTGTCGTTCCGCCAGGTGCACGCGGCGGACGGTGGTCGGATCAAGTACCAGCGGGTGTGCAGCATCGACGGCGAGCTCGTCGACTATGCAGACATCGCCAAGGGCTACGAGACCGAGGACGGCGAGATGGTCGTGCTCACCGACGACGACCTCTCCGCACTGCCGGTCAGCAGCAGCCGAGAGATCAGCGTGGAGAAGTTCGTGCCCAGCGAGCAGATCGACCCGATGCTGTTGGAGAAGTCCTACTACCTGGAGCCGGAGAAGTCCGGCACCAAGCCCTACGCCCTGCTGCGCGAGGCACTCGTCGAAGCCGACCGGATGGCGCTGGTGACCGTGTCCCTGAGGAACCGGACCTCGCTGGCGGTGCTGCGCGTTCGCGACACCGACGAGGGCGGGGTTATCGTGATGCAGACCATGATGTGGCCCGACGAGATCCGTACGCCGGACTTCTCGGTCGGAGCGGCAGACGCCGCCAAGCCGAACGAGGTCAAGATGGCCACCATGCTCGTCGAGACCCTCGCCGGTGACTTCGACGCGACCGAGTTCGAGGACGACTACCGCCAGGCGGTCGAGGACCTGGTGCGCACCAAGGTCGAGGGCGGCGAGGTCAAGGCGCCTGCGGCGCCGGCGAAGACCGGTGGCGAGGTGGTCGACCTGCTCGCTGCGCTCCAGCGCAGCGTGGACGCCGCCCGGTCCGCCCGAGGCGAGACCACCTCCGACGAGGCCGACAAGGCCGACAAGGCCGACCGCACGGTGTCGAAGCGGGCAACAGGCAAGAAGGCCCCCGCGAAGAAGGCATCGTCGCCGTCGGGCAGCAAGAAGGGCGCCGCCAAGAAGCCCGCCGGCAAGGCCACGAAGAAGTCCGCCGGGAAGTCGAGCAGCAAGCCCGCGTCGAAGTCTTCCTCGCGCAGGGCCAGCTGACCCCGGGCCGGTGCCCGGCTCACGGAGCACTTCCGCGGCGCCGAGCGCGGGCGACCCGGGTAAAACCCGACATTTCACCTGAGTATCGAAATTGTGACCCGGGTGGCTCGAAAGGGTGACCATTCGCTACGGTGCTCGTTGTAGTGGAGGGCCGATATGGCCGCCGTCAGGCTTGTGAGCGACAACGAGGGAATTCCAGTGAATAGAAACTACAAGATGGTGGGCGCATTTGTGGGGGTCGCCTCGCTCGCCGTCCTGGCCGCAGGGCCAGCAGCGGCAGCGACGCCCGTCTCCCAGGCGACTGCCCAGTCGCTCCAGGTCGACCTGGCCGGCCAGCACCTGGTCAGCCAGATCACCACGGCCATCAACGACGGCACGGGGCAGAAGACCGTTGACAACAGCACGGTCCCCACCCTGGCCACCGCGCTGCAGGGCAACAACGCGCTCGGCGTGGGCGTCGCCCCGCAGCTCGCTGGCGCGACGATCGCCGACAACGGCGACGGACTGTCCTACGCATGCGCCGGCATCGCCGGCACCGGCGGCGGCATCGTCAAGGTCGGCAACAGCAGCTGCAAGATCAACGGTCAGCCGCTGACCCTCAACCTCGGCTCGCTCAATCTTGACGTCAAGGACGTCCTCGGCCCGGGCGCGATCAGCGGTCCGCTCGGTGACGCACTCAAGCCGATCACGCTGCCCGTGGGCACGACCGTGGACCAGATCGTCAAGCAGGTCACCTCCGCGCTCGAGGGCACCCCGCTCGGTGACATCTCCCTGGGCGGCTCGCTGAGCGCCATCGAGGGCATCTGCACCGCGAACCCGACCAGCGCAACCGGCACCGCCAACATCGTCGACACCTCGGGCGGCTCGGCCAACACGCCGATCTCGCTGACCCTGCCCGGCGCAGGCAAAGTGACGCTGCTCGACCTGCCGGCCAACCCGCCGGTCAACTACTCGGTCGTGCCGAACCCGACCGCGCTGGTCGACCTGCTGCTCGGCCCGAACGGCACCGTCGACACTGAGCTTCAGAACGCCCTCAACGGCGCGCTCAAGCCCCTTGGCGCAGCACTGCAGAAGCTGCTGGCGCCGGTGCTCCAGCAGGTCCTGCCCCAGATCGTCACGGCGCTGAAGCCGGCGCTTGACGCGATCAACGAGAACCTGCTGTCGCTGACCCTCAACGAGCAGTCCAAGGGTGACGGCGGCCGGTCCATCGCCGTGACCGCCTTCGACCTGCAGGTGCTGCCGGCCGCGAAGAAGTTCACCGGGGCCTCCCTGGTGGGCGCCAAGATCGGCCACGTCACCTGTGGCCCGAACGGCCGGGTCTCTGCCCCGACCCCGAGCCCGACGCCCACGCCGAACCCGGGCCCCAACCCCGGTCCGCACCACGGCCCGGTCCCGCACCACGTGGACTCCGGTCTGGCCTCCTACAACCAGCCGAGCAACCACGACGCCCTGATCGCTGCCTTCGCAGCACTGCTGGCGCTCGCGGGTGTGGGTGGCACGGCGGCGTACCGCCGGTTCTGGATGCCGCGAGGGTGATCCAGGCTTGACGCAAACCCCGCTCAGGTCGGTCCTCGACAGGCTCGAGAAGACTGGGCGGACACTGACGGCCGTCGCACTGTGGCTCCTCCTGGGGGCCACAGTCGGCGGCCTCGTGTTCCCCGCCGAGCCGGGCATCGCCGCACCCGGCTACCACGACCTGGCGCGACCCGCGGCCCCGGTGCGGCTACTGGTCCCCTCCCTGCATATCGACGCCCCGATCGTGCCGATCGAGGTCACCGGGGACACCTTGGACCCGCCGTCGAACCCTCGCGAGGTCGGCTGGTGGAGGGGCAGCGCCAAGCCGGGCTCGTTCACCGGTCAGACGGTGATCACCGGACACACGGTGCACACCGGCGGCGGTCAGATGGACCACCTCGGCTCGATCAAGCAGGGCGGCATCATCAAGATCGTGACCCCCCTGGACACGATGTGGTACCGCGAGACGAGCGTGGTGGTCTACTCCAAGGAGCAGCTGTCCAGGCACGCCCAGGACCTCTTCTCGCAGAAGCGGAAGCACAACCGCCTGGTGCTGATCACCTGCACCGGCTGGACCGGCGTGGAGTACACCAGCAACGTGATCGTCTTCGCCAAGCCGCTCGGCGTCCCGAACCCGAAGCCGCACAAGAGCGACAAGGCACGCCACCAGGGCTGAACGGGGCCAGTCAGGCGCCGGAGCCGGACGAGTCCCGACCTGCGACCGCGCCCCGAGCTGCTCGAGAGTCCGGGACGCGGCGATCGGTCGCCGCCATCAGTGCGTCCATCAACCGCGGGGCGAGCAGCCCGAGCACCTCGCCCACGTTGCTGACCGTGGAGCCCAGGGTGAGCGGACGGTCCTCCAGCGCCCGTACGACGAGGGCTGCGGCCTGCTCGGGTGTCTTCGCCGGGGCGTGCCGGTAGGCCTCGGTGGCCACGATCATGTCGGTGCGCACCAGGGAGAGCCGTACGTTGGTGAAGGTGACGTTGTCGTGCCAGGCCTCGCGGCCGGCGATCCTGCCGAAGGTGTCCAGTGCTGTCTTCGAGGCGATGTAGGCCGCGAACTTGGGGGCCTTCAGCTGCACGCCCCAGGTGACGATGTTGACGACGTGACCGAAGCGCTGCTCGCGCATCGTCGGAAGCAGCCCGAGGGTGAGCCGGACCGGCCCGAAGTAGTTGATCGCCATCGTGCGCTCGAAGTCGTGCATCCGCCCGTACGAGTACTTCAGCGACCGGCGGATCGACCGACCCGCGTTGTTCACCAGCATGTCGACGTGACCGTGCTCGTCGAGGACCCGTGCGACCAGGGCGTCCACGGCCGGGCCGTCGGTGAGGTCGCACGACAGGCCGAACGCGGTTCCGCCGGCCTCCTGGATCTCCTGGACCACCCGATCCAGGTGCTCCTGACGCCGCGCCACCAGCAGCACGGTCGCGCCTCGCTCGGCCACCAGCTTCGCGGTCGCCTCGCCGACGCCCGACGAGGCGCCGGTGACCATCACGGTCCGCCCCGACAGCGGGCTGGGCAAGGGGTGGCCGGCCAGCCGCGCGACCGGCGCGACGAGGTGTCGGCGTACCACCGCACGTGGACTGATCAGCAGCGGACTCTGCAACGGGCGGGCCACGAGACCCCACCCTAGTCGGGTCTTCCCGAGGCCGCGGTCAGGCCAGGGAGTCCAGCCAGGCGCGGTGCAGGTCGGAGAATCGGCCGGTGCCACCACGGACGAGTGCGTCGGGGCTGCCGTCCTCGACGATCCGGCCGTGCTCCATCACCAGGACCCGGTCGGCGATCTCGACGGTGGAGAGCCGGTGCGCGATGATCACCGCGGTGCGTCCGGCGAGGACGGTGCGCAGCGCATGTTGGACCAGCCGCTCGGAGGGGATGTCGAGCGAGGACGTCGCCTCGTCGAGGATCAGCACCGCCGGGTCCGCGAGGAAGGCACGGGCGAAGGCCACCAGCTGACGCTGCCCGGCGCTCAGCCTGCCGCCACGGTTGGCGACGTCGGTGGCATAGCCGCGCGGGAGTGCCTGGACGAAGTCATCCGCACCGAGCGCCCGGGCGGCTGCCTCCACCTGCTCGTCGGTCGCCTCGGGGCGGCCGAACCGGATGTTGTCGGCGATGGTCCCGGAGAAGAGGTAGTTCTCCTGGGTCACCATCACCACCGAGCGCCGAAGCGACGTGGAGTCCAGGTCGCGCAGGTCGATCCCGTCGAGCAGGACCGAGCCCTCCACCGGGTCGTAGAACCGGGTGGCCAGCTTGGCGAGGGTCGTCTTCCCAGCGCCCGTGGTGCCGACCAGGGCCAGCGTCTGGCCGGCCGGGATGGTCAGGTCGAGGTCCGGGAGCACCGGCGCGTCCTCGACGTACCGGAATGCGACGTGGTCGAAGCGCAGCTCGCCGCGTGCCTCGGGCAGCGGCCGGGCCGTCACCGGCTCGGGCACGCCGGGCTCCTCCTCGAGGACGCCGGCGAGCTTCTCCAGCGCGGCCGACGCGGACTGGAAGGTGTTGTAGAACTGCGAGATGTCCATCATCGGCTCGAAGAACTGCCGCAGGTAGAGCAGGAACGCAGCCAGCACACCGACGGTCACGACGCCGTCGTAGGCGAGATAGCCGCCGTAGAGCAGCACCACGCCGATGGTGAGGTTGCCGATCAGCTTGATGCCGGGCATGAACCACGCGACGAGAC includes:
- the ku gene encoding non-homologous end joining protein Ku codes for the protein MRAIWKGAVSFGLVSVPVKLYAATESKDVSFRQVHAADGGRIKYQRVCSIDGELVDYADIAKGYETEDGEMVVLTDDDLSALPVSSSREISVEKFVPSEQIDPMLLEKSYYLEPEKSGTKPYALLREALVEADRMALVTVSLRNRTSLAVLRVRDTDEGGVIVMQTMMWPDEIRTPDFSVGAADAAKPNEVKMATMLVETLAGDFDATEFEDDYRQAVEDLVRTKVEGGEVKAPAAPAKTGGEVVDLLAALQRSVDAARSARGETTSDEADKADKADRTVSKRATGKKAPAKKASSPSGSKKGAAKKPAGKATKKSAGKSSSKPASKSSSRRAS
- a CDS encoding SDR family NAD(P)-dependent oxidoreductase, whose product is MARPLQSPLLISPRAVVRRHLVAPVARLAGHPLPSPLSGRTVMVTGASSGVGEATAKLVAERGATVLLVARRQEHLDRVVQEIQEAGGTAFGLSCDLTDGPAVDALVARVLDEHGHVDMLVNNAGRSIRRSLKYSYGRMHDFERTMAINYFGPVRLTLGLLPTMREQRFGHVVNIVTWGVQLKAPKFAAYIASKTALDTFGRIAGREAWHDNVTFTNVRLSLVRTDMIVATEAYRHAPAKTPEQAAALVVRALEDRPLTLGSTVSNVGEVLGLLAPRLMDALMAATDRRVPDSRAARGAVAGRDSSGSGA
- a CDS encoding class F sortase gives rise to the protein MTQTPLRSVLDRLEKTGRTLTAVALWLLLGATVGGLVFPAEPGIAAPGYHDLARPAAPVRLLVPSLHIDAPIVPIEVTGDTLDPPSNPREVGWWRGSAKPGSFTGQTVITGHTVHTGGGQMDHLGSIKQGGIIKIVTPLDTMWYRETSVVVYSKEQLSRHAQDLFSQKRKHNRLVLITCTGWTGVEYTSNVIVFAKPLGVPNPKPHKSDKARHQG
- the ligD gene encoding non-homologous end-joining DNA ligase, translated to MPPDAERTETRVEVDGRVLTLVNLEKVMYPRTGTTKAEVLHYYAQVAPVLLPHLAGRAVTRIRWPNGTGAQSFFEKNAPAGLPSWVRTVEVPTSGSRSGSGEGGTLRFPVIESLAALTVLANLAALELHVHQWTVDDDGDVVNPDRLVVDLDPGEPAGLGECARAALLVRERLAARDLPCAPVTSGSKGLHLYAPLNRDRTSDDARDLARELAEALQRSHPDLVLAQMTKARRTGKVFLDWSQNVGAKTTISPYSLRGRERPMVAAPRTWDEVEAGADDPLALEQLDLHDVLARVEEQGDLFGAQLSGRS
- a CDS encoding rhodanese-like domain-containing protein → MAEQESGATDEIDLETFAAAHAQGGYVLDVREPHEYVAGHVPGAVPMPMNEVPERVAELPRDRVVHVICQSGGRSRQVTDFLRGRGVDAVNVAGGTGEWAARGWALDR
- the ligD gene encoding non-homologous end-joining DNA ligase, with protein sequence MRPMLATRGERVPVGPDWCHEVKWDGIRALVEVGASGARLWSRNENDVSAAYPELRSLRSDRGGLLLDSEIVALRDGVPSFGALADRMHVRDPARAERLAASDPVTLVVFDLLRRGGVDLMDRPLHERRARLADLTLDGPSCLVPPTYDDGPSLLAAAEQQRLEGIVSKRLESRYQPGRRSRDWLKFPLRPTGSFVVGGYRFETDSDQRLGALLVGAPERGGLRYRGKVGSGVAGRAGRVLGEQLRPLAVTDSPFLDELPRVDRAGTVWVEPRLVVDVQFLAVTADGRLRQPAYRGIRTDLTTQDLHSPGDP
- a CDS encoding ABC transporter ATP-binding protein; translation: MSTRTNTSTTSSSDTPPPDRVRQWRGRLDEQEDRDESAEQLGRPGGSRRLLGELLTPYRRTIWWLVLVVVLENAARLSIPYLVKEGIDSGIPPIRDTGNTGPLFIVVGVMLFATVVQALSRNLFLVRSGQVGQDILFTVRERVFATFQALSPAFHERYTSGRVISRQTSDMEAIYEMLENGFDGLVTAALTLFGTAVLLLVLNVRLGLVALACGPFLAWLTNWFRKSSARTYRRTREKVALVIVHFVESMGGIRAVQAFRREPRNQEIFDDVNDQYRQANLAAFRLVAWFMPGIKLIGNLTIGVVLLYGGYLAYDGVVTVGVLAAFLLYLRQFFEPMMDISQFYNTFQSASAALEKLAGVLEEEPGVPEPVTARPLPEARGELRFDHVAFRYVEDAPVLPDLDLTIPAGQTLALVGTTGAGKTTLAKLATRFYDPVEGSVLLDGIDLRDLDSTSLRRSVVMVTQENYLFSGTIADNIRFGRPEATDEQVEAAARALGADDFVQALPRGYATDVANRGGRLSAGQRQLVAFARAFLADPAVLILDEATSSLDIPSERLVQHALRTVLAGRTAVIIAHRLSTVEIADRVLVMEHGRIVEDGSPDALVRGGTGRFSDLHRAWLDSLA